AATAACTGATGAAAGGATTTGAGCATTGTCGCAGCCATCTCTTTCTGATGCTCCTCTACGCTAGCTCCAAATGAAAAATGCTTTCCTTCTCCCTCGAAGGTGATAAGCTTAATTTCCTTCTTTTCTTTTAGGTTATTCAGGGTTTGCTGCAATTCTTCCATCATTAGATAGTCGAGCACGTTTCCTTTGCCATCATCTAGAATAATTTGAGCAATAGAATTTCCATGGGTGTAATTGACTTTTAATTTTCCCATGATATTGATTTAGATAGTTTTTTTTGAAACTGAGGTGAAATGCTTTGGTGTAATTCTTCATTCCATTCATGCCCTTCAGCAAGCAGCTGCCGCAGTTTAATGAAATCTATTTCGCGATTATCTTTTGGCCCATCGTTAAAAGCACGAAACCCGGCCTTGGCTTCACTAAGCATGTTTAGCGCTAACCATTCGCGACTGCTCTCCTTATTTTTATCCCAATGCTCTAATTTGAACTTGCGCACTTCGCTAATGGTTTTGTTCATGCAGTTAGGAAAAGTGTGCAACAATTTTACAATCAGATTATTGACTGTCTCATCCAACATACTCAAATCTGTTTCAGCTTTTGCTACTACCCCTTTTGCCTTCGCCAAGGCTTCTCCGGTTTTCATTGAGCCAAAAATTATTCTTCCATATTCATCCATCATATTCTCTATATTCACTAATGGATTTGCAATAAATTTTCCATCCACTTTCAGCACAGGCGCTATGTCCGTAATAACTCCATAATAATATGCCTGATGAGCTGTCCACGGTTCACACAAGGTCAACGACATCATTGCCCGCTCTACCCCGACAAACAAAGGAAGGAAATCAGTAGCGCCTCCGATAGGGGCACTGCCATGTTTTGGTCCTGCCTGACCAAAACGAGCCATATCGCTCGCAACACTAAAATCACAAGCCATTCCAATTTCCTGTCCGCCACCAATTCGCATCCCATTCACGCGACAGATTACCGGTTTTTCACAAAGGAAAATCGAAGAAACCATATCATTGAACAAACGCATGTATTGTGAGTATTCTTGAGGGTTTCCTGAATAGTATTCTGCATATTCCTTGGTATTGCCGCCGGTGCAAAATGCTTTATCTCCTACTGCAGTAAATACAACGGCTACCACGCTTCGATCATTTGATGCCTGTCGGAAGGCGAGAATTACTTCCTTCACAGCCGCTGTTGTGTATGAATTGAATTGCATAGGATTATTGAGAATTATCCATGCGTTATACAAGCCTTCTATCTGAGAACCACCTTTATTCAAGCATGGACGTTTTTCGAAAAGGATTTCCTTGAATTTTATATCTACTAGATTGTGGTTGAGGAGATCATTCATAAAACGGCTATTTAATTTTTGAAATCAGGTATAAGTACTGGACGTTTCATGTATTTGTGTTCCAGTGCATTTCTAAAAACCTCATTAATTTTTGACATTGGAAATGTTTCGACAAATTGATCAATTTTCAACTGGTCGTTCATAACCAATTTCACTACTTCGCTATACAATTCGGGTTTGCAACCCCAAGTGCCGATCATTGTTGCATCAAACGCCATTAAGTTGCTAAGTCGCACTTCGACTTTATCCATCGTAAAGCCAACAATAGAAAGAGTAGAGGCAAAAGTGATTAAACTAAATGCTAATTCCTGCCCTGCCTTGGTCCCAGACATTTCAAATATTTTCCAGCACACCGGAGAGGCTTTTAATACTTTTGAAATTGATTTTATCTGTTCCTTAACGGCTTTAGAATCCAATCCCTCTATATTAAGTGTTGCATCAACTCCGTGTTGCTTAGCAATCGAAAGTTTCTTATCGTTTACGTCTAGTGCTATAACTTTTGCACCAAATATTTTTGCAATTTGGGCTCCATAGATACCAACGCCTCCAACGCCAATCACTATGGCTAAATCACCCGGCTCGATTCCAGCTTTTTTTACTACCTGATAAGGGGTGGATACGGCATCGGCAATAACAGAAAGTTGATGTAAAGAATACTTTTTTAACACCTTGTCTGGAACGCGACATAGATATTTCGATGGCACCACTACATGTGAAGCAAACCCTCCATCAAAATCATTACCAGGCATCACTTGGTTACGACAAGTATTGCTACGTCCTCTTTTACATAATTCGCATTCGCCACATGGAAGTACAGCAGGAATTATTACATTTTTATTCAACCACTCTTGTGGACCTTCTACCACGACCCCGCTAATTTCATGTCCAAGAGTAAGAGGTAAAGTATGTCGCGTTTGCACACCATAATGCCAAAAGCTTAGATCGGTGTGGCATACTCCGCAGCCGGCTACTTTTACCATCGCTTCTCCATAGTTTATTTCTGGAAGTGGTTGTTCAATCAACCTGAACTCTTTATCAAGCTCAACCATTTGCCATTGATACATTTTATTGCTCATGGTATTATTGATTTAAGTTTTCAAACAAAATTGCGTTACCCTGTCCACCACCAATGCAAGCTGATGCAATTCCGTATTTCACCTTTCTCAAATTCATTTCACGTGAAAGTGTAAGTGATAATCTTATTCCACTGGCTGCCAGAGGATGACCGAAGGCAATAGCTCCTCCGTTTACATTGCAGGTGTTTCTATCTAATCCCAATTCGCGCTCGCAAGCAATAAACTGAGCCGCGAATGCTTCGTTGATTTCAAACAGTCCAATATCAGATACCCTCAATCCGGTTAATTCCAACAGCAAACGAATGGCCGGTACCGGCCCTAAGCCCATTAATTTCGGATCAACACCGCAACTTGCGGAGGCCAGCACCTTAGTAAGCGGCTTAAGATTTTTACTAGTTATGAAATTCTTGTTAGCGACAATTACTGAAGCCGCTCCATCTACAATGCCGCTGGAGTTAGCCGCCGTTTGCACGCCTTCTTTTTCAAATGCGGGAGCAAGTTTCCCCATCTCTTCTAAAGTAGAAGCACGAATGTTTTCATCAGCAATAAAATCGGTTACCTTTCTCGGAAGGAATACTTTACGCGGTTTCAATTCTTCCATTTCAAACACGGTGGAATTAAGGGGGATGATTTCTTCTGTAAAAAACTTTTTCTGCGTTGCAGTAACGGCGCGATCAACCGAAAGTTTCCCAAATTCATCAGTGTCGTTGCGCGTAATTTTGTATTGACGCGCAATGTTTTCAGCAGTACATCCCATCGGCACAGCTGCTGTGTCGTTTAATGCTTCCCACAAGAAATCTTTGAATTCAATTTTGCCCAGTGCATAGCCCATACGATTTCCGTAGCTGACTGTAGGGGCCAGTGACATATTCTCCGTTCCTCCACATAAAGCCACTGCTGCCTTGCCGAGAGAAATCTGATCTGCACCGGCTGTGATGGTTTCAAATCCTGAGCCACAGATACGTTGCAACATCACAGCCGGAACTCCTTGCGGAATTCCGGAATACAAACCAATATGGCGGGGAAGAAAATAGGTGTCGCAAGAACTTTGCCCGATGTTTGCCATCATGATTTGGTCAATATCTGCCGGAGCAATTCTTGATTTTTCGATAGCAGCACGGCTAGCAAAAATTCCTAAGTCAGTGGGAGAAATGCGGGCAAGAGTACCACAGAATTTCCCAAAAGCAGTACGCGCACCATTCACCAAATAAATGTCATCGTACACAATTCCAAATCCTTTTTCCTTATCGTGGTATGCTTTCATTTTTAATTTACTGCAATTTTTATTTCATTGATTTTTGCTTGGTTCACTCTCTTGTAGGTCTGCATAGCAATCACCGCAGCGCCATAAGAAACTCCAGATTGAGGCGCATCAATTATCTGAATGTCTTTATTAAACTTTTCGTTTAGCAGCGTTTTTAGATAAGGGTGATGAGCAATCACTCCGCCAATCATATAAATTGGTATTCCGGGATCGAGACGCATTTTGGCAACCTTGTTGGCTATAGAAATGTAGATGCCGCGAGAAATATCTTCGAGCGACATCCCATCAAAAATCCAGTTCATGATTTCCGTTTTGGCAAACACAGTACAGAAACTGTTAAGTTCTTTATCGTAGTTAGATAACGATGCGAGACTGCTCATCTCAGAAATATTAATGTTAGCGCGCTCGGCAATTTCAGCAAGGAAAGAACCCGTACCTGCGGCACATTTATCGTTCATATAAAAATTTTCAACGTTATTATCCTCGTCGCAGCGAACTATTTTGATGTCTTCTCCGCCTATGTCAATGATGTTTTTTTCGCCTGGATGAAGGAAAGAGACACCCGCAGCCGCGCAGTTGATTTCAGTTTTCACAATATCGGTTTCTGAGAAATGCTTTCTGCCATAGCCGGTGGCACAACTATATTGAATGTTGAAATTGTTAGCAATAACTTGCAGAATATTTTTCTGTGCCTGCTTATCGCTGCTGAGTGTAGGAAGGAAATAGCGGAATAATGTGGTTCCGTTTTGCTCAATTACGGTAAATTTTGTATAGGCAGAGCCTAAATCTATTCCGAGGAAACAAGCCATATTTTTAAATGTGCTAGGGATAGCCATTTTATTCACCAAACCCTTTTCAAAAATTTTTTTGTTGACATCTCCTGTGGCTCCCGGAATGCGCGAAACAATGTTCTTGTTCGACATGGCCTTAACCATATTGGTGAATGAAAGATTGAGTGAAGTACGTACGTAATGTTTCTTCCCGTACTCTACAATCTTTCCATTGAAGAAGTCAATCTCGGTCGGGTGGTTATTGATGAGGTCGAGCGCCAAAGAGGGAAAGTGATCGCCCCCTTTTTTGAGGTATCGCATACACTGCCGGATGAAATCATCGGGGAAATAAATTTTTTCTTTTTCGGCCACTACCACTGCTTCATTAATAATCTGCTCTATTAACTCAATAGTATCGAGATCGTTCATGGCTTCTGCCATCGTCAATCTACCCACACCACACAAGGCACTTAATGAGGAATTCAAAATGGTTTTCTCCCAGCTTCTTTTTAGAATATCGAAAGCATTCACGGCTTTAGTTTCCATCCCTGCCGAGGAAAGCAAGTGCGCTATTTCTTTAGCTTGTTCTGTTCGCACATCATTTACTGACCCGATATAATTTGGCGGGATGAAAAACGTAACCTTCACGGTATTGGGAGAAATAGTATTGCCTGCATAGTTGACCACCATGCGCAAGGTTTTCGATTCACCAAAGGAAGAAGTTAAATATTCCTCTACGTCCACTCCGTTTTGAGCCGATATAACCGTTAACTTCTCGGTGTTGAGCGATAAAGCGGATTTAACTGCTTCAGGCATTTGATAAGACTTTAGCGCAAATACTAAATAATCTGCATCGAAGTCAGACATATTTTCAATACTTTGATAAATATTTTCAAAACGTGCTGAAGATTTAATGAGGTTTTCAAGAATGATTCCGTCTTTTTTAATCTTTTGACTTCTTACTTCATTTCGCACGCATAAAGCCACTTCGCAACCGGCTTCCTGTAACTTCACAGCCATAATCATCCCCACGGGACCAAGCCCGATAATGGCGACTTTTATTTTTTTACTGTTGCTCATTTTTTCGCTTCGGTTTAGCTCATTACTTTACTTTCTTCCAACTGTTCTAAAAAGGTTTCAATCTTAGTAGTGCTTTGTCCTTCGCTGAAAAAGCGGAGGTCGCATAAATCTCCTTCAATGACTAGAGCCGGAACACCGGTTATTTCTTTCAACCGTTGTGGCATCCCAAACTTTGCGTTGGAATTATTGAAGCAGGTTTTACTATCGTGATAAACAATGCCGTCAATTTTGTATTCTTCAAACCAAGCTGCCAGCATTTTCATTTTTGCCTTTTCGCTTCGGTTGATAAAGATTTCGGTATAAGCTCGAGCGGTAGAATTCCAAGGGTCGTTTTCATCAAACTTATCGAACACCCAACTGCTGCAATAAGTAGAAGCTACCACTGCGGCACCGCTGGATGTAAACAAATCGCTGAGCATTCTCAGCTTGCCCCATATAGGCATTCCTTCCCAAAATATCCGTGTGTGAGTTTGGCGCAGAAAGCCGATATTGTTGTTTACATTATTTTCCAACTCGGCTAATAAGATGGTGTAGTAATCTTTTGCCACTTGGGTTCCGCGCAAAACAACAATAGGACCCATGTGAATAGTGCCGTCAAAAAAACTTAGTGGAGCATTCATGGCAGTGGAAGTTTTTAGAATCTTCTGCCAGAGCAAAGTGGCCTCTTTGCTCAGTTTAATGACTTCTTTAAATTTATCTAGATTGAATTTCTGTCCGCTTATCTGTTCGCAAATGGGAATCATTCTTTTGAACTGCTTCACTACCAAATCCACTGCTTCCTGTGTTACTTCATTGAGATAGCGAGGCGGCTCAATACCGACAATAGGGCAGTTAAATTCGGTAGCGAAAAAGTTAAACCAATCCTGCACTTCGCGGCATTGATTGGTGTTGTAGGCAATTAGGTCGGGCTTGGGCGCACCTTGCATTCCGTAATGCTTTTGCAGCGGAGTTTCTTTTTTTAAATAAGAACCTATATCAGAAGTGGTGTAAGAACAAACGTGACCGGAGTATCCGCATTTGATGGCTTCTGGTATGTAATCCATGGCTGTGCGAGTTGCTCCCAACAAAGCACCGTGATTTTCTGGGAAGTAAACTTCGAAACCGAAAGAACGCAACAACTCAGCTGGCCCCACGCTGGTACACCACGCTATTTTCTTTTCTCTCTTTTCTAGCGAGAGGAAGTATTCGCGCATAATGCGCTTCATCTCTTGTGCTGCTTTTATTTCGTACATATTACACGGTCATTTTTTTGATAGCCGGTACATCTTCTAACTTAATGATGTAAATATCCTCCTCTAAGGGGTTATTAGCTCCATACAAATTCTCAAGATGTGCTTTGTATGCAAACGCCACATTTTTAGGAGCCATCTTCATGCTCGGAGTGAGGGTGTTGTTTTCTAATGAAAGCTCTTCGTCAATAATCATGGCGGCTTTTATTTTCGAAAACTTTTGTCCAATACCGCAGTTGGCATCATTGAGACAACCGTGTAAACATTTTTGTAACTCGCTTAAGTTACGCGGACAAAAACAGCCATCTAGAGGTGTTTTTTCGTAAGCGGAGTTGACAATGTTTTTTTTGTTGGGAAATAGAAGCGCCACCGGATATTCTTCACCACCACCCACTACAATAGCGAAAGAGATGTAATGGCATTTCAGCTCAATCAGTTTCTCTAAATCAGAGGGAATCACTTTTTCGCCATTCGAGAGTTTAAAGATGCGGTCTTTGCGGGTGATAAGTTTCAATCCGCTCTCAGTAAATCCACCCACATCACCGGTGCAGAAAAATCCGTCATCGGTAAAAATTCCTTTATTTGCTTCATCATTTTTATAGTAGCCCTTCATCACGTTTTGGCCCTTCACTTGTATTTCGCCATCTTCTGCTAAGCGAATGGTAACGCCCGGAATAGGTTGACCTACCACTCCTGCTTGCCGTTTTTTGTTTGGGTTAGTGAGGGTGCAGCAAGGAGAGGTTTCAGTTAGGCCCCAACCTTCCATTACAGTAATACCTCTTTCTTCGAACTCATCGGAAAGTTTTTGAGGAAGGGCTGCCGCAGCAGTAAAAATGAATTTGAGTTGTGAGTGAAATAACAGTTCTTCAGCTTCGCGGTCAGATTTTGTTAAATCAAAAAGCGCCTGATAAACTTTGGGAACACTGAAGAACACGGTAGGCTTGATTGCTTTCCAATTCAACATAATTTCTTTCGGATCTTTCCCATAACCCGATTCCAGAAACATGCTGGCACCGTTGCAAAGTACGGCAAAGAGCTCAAAAATTCCCCCAAAGCTATGATGCCAAGGCAAGTAAGAAAGAAATCGGTCGTTGCTGTCAACATTCCATATCTGCGACAGAGCCGCTTGCTGTGATAAAATATTTTCATGCATTAACTGAACACACTTGGGAGTCCCCATAGTGCCGGAGGTGTACATGTTCAGGCAAATGTTATCGGGGTATGCAGCAATGTTCAATTTGAAATTTTTATCGCTGCGTTTGCTGAGCAGTTCTTCCAACGAATGTTGTTGGTTGAATTTTTTGTGGCTGACTTTATCAAACACAAAAACATGCTCCAGCTTCAAATCTTTATTTAACCGGCTCAACTGTGTTTCACCTGCAACCGCTAAATATTTTGCATCGCTATGGTTAATGAGAAGTTCGGCAGTTTCCTTATAAAAGAAAGCGAAGATGGGGACAGCAATTCCTCCGCAGGCCATCACAGCCAATTCCATTTCGAGCATCTCCATGCAATTGGGTGAGAAAATAACCATTTTATCGCCCTGCTTAAAGTTGAATTTGTGCTGAAGGTTGAACGCTATGTTGAGAATGTTATCGTATAATTCTTTCCAAGCAATGCCTTTGTAAATACCAGCTTGCTTTTGCTGAAAAACAATTTTATCGCCATACGTTGCCACATTTCTTTCGAGCAAGGTAGCCATGTTTGGAATTACTTCTCCTAAGACTATTTCATTTTTCAGCGTTTGCATAGAGTGTTTTTTTACGCTGCCACTGATTGTTTTTCCAATAATTTATAATGTCGGTAACCGCCCCATAATGCGGCACCAATGGCTCCGGCATAAATAGCATCGGGATGGGTTTTTACTTCATACTTTTTACCGGTTTCCTCTAACATTTCTTCAATGGCCTGCAACATGCCTTTGTTCAGCGCCATGCCACCGGTGAGCACCACCGGTGATTCGCCTTTGAGCGAGCTCATGAGTTTGATGATGCGCGAAGCGATGGAAAGGTGAATGCCTTTGATGATGTTGGGCGTTGATATGCCGCGAGACACCATGTTGATGACATCGGTTTCGGCCAACACTGCGCAAATACCCGAAGATATTTCAGGCTCATTGGCTTGCATGGAAACATCGCCTACTTCTTCTATACTCAAACCGAGGTAGCGCGAAATATTTTCGAGAAACTGACCAGAACCGGAAGCGCACTGACCGGTCATTTTATAGTCCTGCACCCGCGCTCCTTCGCTGGTGCGAATGGCGCGTACATACAAGGCTCCAAGGTCAACCACTGTTTTGGCATCGGGAAAAAAGAAATTAGCTCCGCGTGCATGAGTAGTCATACCATAGAAATGTCCGCGTTTACGTTTTACCAAATCACCTTCTCCGGTGCTGGCGAGGTAGGCCACGTCTTCGTATTTCAAGATATTTTTGGCAAGCATGGTGTTGACCATATCATCGGCCACTGTGGTGGGATTGCGCTTGCGGATTTTTTCAGTTTGCTGGTCAACCAATTTCGGAGTATCGGAATATTCCATCAGCACCAGCTTAATAAAGTTGCTGCCTACGTCAATTCCTATGGTGTAAATCGGAGTTATCATCTTACTTGTTTTTTGGAAACGTAATTTTATTAAACAGCCACCTGACTTGCTTTCTTAGCGCTTGGCAAATCGGTTTTTATATTTCTGCGCGCAAACATGGCACCTCCCAGCGCGCCCATAAAAATGGAATCAGTATGAATATTGATGGTAATGCCATCGCCATAATTTTCCTTCACTAACTGCGTCAGATATTTTATGACAGCCTGGTTTCTGGCCACTCCACCGGTAAATGTAAATTCATTGAATACGCCACCGCTTCGCGCAATCAGCGACATGGCGCGCATGATGATGGCTTTGTGCAAACCGCCCAGAATATCTTCGCGCTTTTCGCCTATGTTAGTCAACTCGCGCAACTCAGCACCCGCAAATACGGTGCAGGTAGAGCAAATGGTTACTTCTTTTTCTGCCTTCATAGCCATAGGGCCTAACTCGTTGAGCGAAATGCTCATTTCATCGGCAATGTAACCGAGGTAACGCCCGCAACCGGCGGCGCACCGGTCGTTCATCTGAAAGCTGGTCACCAATCCATATTTATCTACCTGAATAGCTTTGGTATCCTGCCCGCCTATGTCGAGCACCGTGCGGGTGTTCGGAAAAATTGCGTGTGCGCCGAAGGCATGGCAAAGAATTTCGGAGCGGATACAATCTTCAGGGAAAGGGAGCAGCGCCCGACCATAACCGGTGCCGGTCATGTTGGCAATGTTGAATTCTAGGTCGGCTACTTCATCAATCCGCTCTTGCAAAGATTCTGAAACATTTTTAAAATCGCCTTTCAGCAAGTACATCTCGGTATTAAAATCCTTTTCGCTGTCAATCGAAATATTCTCTTTCAACTCTGGTAGGTTATCGTACTTTTCTTTCAGCAATTCCATGGCTTCGTGAATTAGTTGTCTAAAATTGAAAGAGACTACCTTGTTTTCGGCCGGTGTAATACTTTTATCCCACACGGTCATTAGAGGTTCGAAATGTGTAGAGTCGAGCTTGTTTACTTCTTCGTTATATTTTTCGGAAACTACATCGCGGAAGAATTGATTTTTTGAGCCGAGATTGTTATAAATATAATCGTGTTTTATCTTTGGCTTAAAGGCTTTTCGAATATTGCGCAAGTGATTCAGGATATTATCACGCGTCCCTTCATCCTGAAAGAAAATGTTGCAGGTTTTTACCAACTCATCACCCAAATTATCCAAGCGAACTTTAAATTGCTCATACTGGAAAACGCTTTCCAGATCGTCAATGTATTTCTTGTATTCAGGTCGTGCTTTTATTTCAGCCTCTAAGTTTTTCTTGAGCACTGAGAAGCGAGCGTTGTACAGCGCTTCATCGCGAGCAATATCGGCAGCCACCGAATAGTTGGCACGGGTGTTAGTAATACCACGTCCTATAATTTCATCCTGCTCATTAATAATTACTGCCTTAGAAGTAGTAGAGCCGAGGTCAACACCGAGATAATATTTACTCATGGTAGAAAGGTTTGTTCGGTTTTAATGTTTTTTTCTATTTTAAACTCCTTGTACTTCTTGTTCCATAATTGTTTTACGCTGCCCAAGCATTTGAAAATATGATTCCAAGCGATTCTTGATATTGGCATAAGAGAAATAGCGCGGGTCCACCAGATCGCTTTCAATAAAACCCACCGGAATACCGCAACGCTGTTCTATTTCGCGCATCATCAGCAACTGACCTGCCGAAAAGGAATTACAACTCTTGATGGAGTTGATCAAAAAACCATCGGCTTTGTACTCCTTTATATAATGTTCAATCAAATCAACGCGCTGTGGCAAGTTCAAATTAGTGTAGCAGCCCATGCAGTATTTGGCCAGGCTCTCCAAGGGTTTCTCCGGATCGTGCCGAAAGCCCTGATCGTATAAGCCTCCTACTTTTGTATATGTAGAGGCTACAATCACAGCTCCCATGTCATAAAATATTTTCCAGAACTCGCGGAAGTTGGTCCAATTAGGAGGTCCTTCCACCACTAAGCGGAATTTCTCTTCTTTCAATTCGCCTTCCGGATTAATAGGCAATAAGCCCTTCGCTAATCTTTCAGAAACTTCATTGTATAATTCCTGATAGTACTCTAGTGCTACATCAGTTCCTCTAAAGGCGGTATTCATGGGCCCCATATAATACACTCCGGCAAAGTAGGCATCAATAGGAGAGGGCTTGTTCTTTGCCGATTCTAGCACTTTCACCCAGAGGTCTTCGCTTTTGGCCGAATTCTCCAGCATTTTAGAGAGCCGATCGTAATCCAATTTCTTTCCTGCCACTTTCTCCATTTTGGGAATTACTTCCTCTTTCAATTGCTTCACCATGTAGTCCACCTGGTCTTGAGTGATTTTCCCATCCTCTTGGTAAGGAGTATGCAGCATGGCGATTTCTACCCCCGGATATAATCGTTCTAGGTTTTCGAACCATTTCATAAAAGTGAAACAGCCGGTATAACTCAGCAACAATAAGTCGGGTTCGGGAAGTTTCTCTCCCGTTGGCCCTATATTGCCGTTCAGCATCATGCCGATGTCGCATTTCACATACGTGCAAACATCTTCGCTGAATCCTAACTTTTCGGCATCTTTAATGTAAGAACCCGATTTTTTACGCATACCCGATTGCAACGCATTTATTTCGGGATACACCGGCAGCATATCCAATGCGAGAATCAACTCGGTAATGTTTAGGCACGAAAGTGTAAACTACCTTTTTCCCTCTTTCTTTTGCGGTACTCAATTCAGTAAAAAGATTGGCGAGCATCTCTTTCTGAATCACCATGCTTTTTTCTTTAACTGCCTCTTTTGGATCTGCCATAATATTTTCGTTTTATCTACTCCTTTTTAAAATTACACCCATAGTTTTATGGAATCGCTGAATGTTCCTGCTTGCTCTTTAATTACTTTAAACTGTCCAGTGTTTTCGTGGAACTGAAAATTGATATGTGCTACTCCAGCTGCATCGCAGGCTTTTTGCAAATCGGGACGATCTAATAATGCCGGGTCGCAGAAACTGGCCGCACAGAATATCACACCGTCAGCATCTCTTTCGCGGGTAAGTTTCACCAAGCGATCACCTTTCGGGTTGCCTACATCGTACAATGCAGAAGAAGGAGCACTTTTGGTCAGGAAAGCTTCCACCA
This portion of the Bacteroidota bacterium genome encodes:
- a CDS encoding benzoyl-CoA reductase subunit A, with product MSKYYLGVDLGSTTSKAVIINEQDEIIGRGITNTRANYSVAADIARDEALYNARFSVLKKNLEAEIKARPEYKKYIDDLESVFQYEQFKVRLDNLGDELVKTCNIFFQDEGTRDNILNHLRNIRKAFKPKIKHDYIYNNLGSKNQFFRDVVSEKYNEEVNKLDSTHFEPLMTVWDKSITPAENKVVSFNFRQLIHEAMELLKEKYDNLPELKENISIDSEKDFNTEMYLLKGDFKNVSESLQERIDEVADLEFNIANMTGTGYGRALLPFPEDCIRSEILCHAFGAHAIFPNTRTVLDIGGQDTKAIQVDKYGLVTSFQMNDRCAAGCGRYLGYIADEMSISLNELGPMAMKAEKEVTICSTCTVFAGAELRELTNIGEKREDILGGLHKAIIMRAMSLIARSGGVFNEFTFTGGVARNQAVIKYLTQLVKENYGDGITINIHTDSIFMGALGGAMFARRNIKTDLPSAKKASQVAV